From Mycobacteriales bacterium, one genomic window encodes:
- a CDS encoding substrate-binding domain-containing protein, giving the protein MLVSACGSSSSGGNSSVGSSTAPSTGSSSSSINITASSFTQDFSAMSQLAPLAAQGQGSVGVILPDTTTSSRYTEFDAPLLTKAFTMAGLNASQISIKNAQHSDSTFISDAQAMITNGATVLLIDPEDPGTGETVAKYAAQHGVAVIDYDRITAGSYYISFDNVEVGKLIGQGFASCAKDWNVTSPQIIEMAGDPTDNNATLFKQGYDSVIKANPSWKVLATPPGTWDPPTALTEFQQAYTAHSSANSAIIPNDENAAPIIHYLKGRGVKAKTFPITGQDATLDGLHNILDGYQCGTAYKPIFLEAQAAAAVAMFARAGQTPPSALVNGSTDNPNDNNKPMPSVLLTPEWVTTANMGDTVVKDNFVTAKQLCTGSYAAECTAAGIS; this is encoded by the coding sequence ATGCTCGTGTCGGCGTGCGGTAGCAGCTCGTCGGGCGGCAACAGCTCGGTGGGAAGCAGCACTGCGCCGTCGACCGGATCGTCGTCGTCGTCGATCAACATCACGGCGTCATCGTTCACACAGGACTTCTCGGCGATGTCGCAGCTGGCCCCGCTCGCCGCGCAGGGCCAGGGCTCGGTCGGCGTCATCCTGCCCGACACGACCACCTCGTCGCGCTACACCGAGTTCGACGCCCCGCTGCTCACCAAGGCCTTCACGATGGCCGGGCTCAACGCGTCGCAGATCTCGATCAAGAACGCGCAGCACAGCGACAGCACGTTCATCTCCGACGCGCAGGCGATGATCACCAACGGTGCCACCGTCTTGCTCATCGACCCTGAGGACCCGGGTACCGGCGAAACCGTCGCCAAGTACGCCGCACAGCACGGCGTAGCGGTCATCGACTACGACCGCATCACGGCCGGCTCGTACTACATCAGCTTCGACAACGTCGAGGTCGGCAAGCTCATCGGTCAGGGCTTCGCATCATGTGCCAAGGACTGGAACGTCACCAGCCCGCAGATCATCGAGATGGCCGGCGACCCGACCGACAACAACGCCACGCTGTTCAAGCAGGGCTACGACTCGGTCATCAAGGCCAACCCGAGCTGGAAGGTCCTCGCGACGCCTCCGGGCACCTGGGACCCGCCGACCGCGCTGACCGAGTTCCAGCAGGCCTACACGGCCCACTCGTCGGCCAACTCGGCGATCATCCCGAACGACGAGAACGCCGCGCCGATCATCCACTACTTGAAGGGCCGCGGCGTCAAGGCCAAGACGTTCCCGATCACCGGTCAGGACGCCACGCTGGACGGCCTGCACAACATCCTCGACGGCTACCAGTGCGGGACGGCGTACAAGCCGATCTTCCTGGAGGCGCAGGCTGCCGCCGCCGTGGCGATGTTCGCCCGTGCCGGCCAGACGCCGCCCTCGGCGCTGGTCAACGGGTCGACCGACAACCCGAACGACAACAACAAGCCGATGCCGTCGGTGCTGTTGACCCCCGAGTGGGTCACCACCGCGAACATGGGTGACACCGTCGTGAAGGACAACTTCGTGACCGCGAAGCAGCTCTGCACGGGCAGCTACGCAGCGGAGTGCACGGCAGCGGGGATCAGCTAG
- a CDS encoding ATP-binding cassette domain-containing protein, which translates to MANVQGAEARSKDRASGTPLLKLAKVSKNFGPVQALTDVELEIYPGEVVALVGDNGAGKSTMIKTISGMWSPDGGQVFWEGKEVHVRSPRDAAALGIATMYQDLALCDNLDIVQNMFLGREPKRFGFLDETAMELAARKTLSDLSVTTVRSIRQPVGSLSGGQRQAVAVARAVLEDAKLVIMDEPTAALGVSQTAMVLNLVKTLSDSGVAVLIISHNLVDVFSVADQIAVLYLGHLAGTYPTSQLDTQQAVELITTGALRGSTGSAGRKGPS; encoded by the coding sequence ATGGCGAACGTGCAAGGAGCGGAGGCCCGGTCGAAAGACCGGGCCTCCGGCACGCCGCTGCTGAAGCTCGCCAAGGTCAGCAAGAACTTCGGCCCGGTGCAGGCGCTGACCGACGTGGAGCTCGAGATCTACCCGGGCGAGGTGGTGGCGCTCGTCGGCGACAACGGGGCCGGCAAGTCCACGATGATCAAGACCATCTCCGGAATGTGGTCGCCCGACGGCGGCCAGGTCTTCTGGGAGGGCAAGGAAGTCCACGTCCGCAGTCCGCGCGACGCGGCGGCGCTCGGCATCGCCACGATGTACCAGGACCTCGCGCTCTGCGACAACCTCGACATCGTCCAGAACATGTTTCTCGGCCGGGAGCCGAAGCGGTTCGGGTTCCTCGACGAGACCGCGATGGAGCTCGCCGCACGTAAGACGCTGAGCGACCTCTCCGTCACGACGGTGCGCTCGATCCGGCAGCCGGTGGGCTCGCTGTCCGGCGGTCAGCGCCAGGCGGTCGCGGTCGCCAGAGCCGTCTTGGAGGACGCCAAGCTCGTCATCATGGACGAGCCGACCGCGGCCCTCGGCGTCTCGCAGACCGCGATGGTGCTCAACCTCGTCAAGACCCTCAGCGACTCGGGCGTCGCGGTGCTGATCATCAGCCACAACCTGGTCGACGTGTTCAGCGTCGCGGACCAGATCGCGGTCCTCTACCTCGGCCACCTGGCCGGCACCTACCCGACCTCTCAGCTCGACACCCAGCAGGCGGTCGAGCTCATCACGACCGGCGCACTCCGCGGCTCCACCGGATCGGCCGGAAGGAAGGGCCCGTCATGA
- a CDS encoding ABC transporter permease, whose protein sequence is MTSEPAATDVAAQAPTASNELVADSLSEYAAAQWKRIKAGESGVLPVVVGLIIIVIAFQTQNSKFLTATNLNNLIQQCGVFVLLGMAESFALLLGEIDLSTGFVMGIGATVTAELNAAPHNVNWFLAALAGLAVCAVWGTIQGLLISRLGLPSFVVTLAGLLGGEGFLLYLVQKDKHAPGGSIAVTSNVLNDIDQGSMSNSTGWIVMIVAVAVFAAYALLQHRRRSASSLVTPPLSLTALKVAGVAAAGVVLVLISNHNRGSLLVHLSGVLWIVPFLAVVLIVYTVMLGKTRFGRYMYAIGGNPEAARRAGIRVKNVRTLAFTLSSFTAGLAGLVYLSQLGSIGSDIDGGNYVLYAVAAAVIGGTSLFGGRGRMSYALLGGLVITTIYNGMGLIQIGAAGQDMVIAVVLLAAVTVDAVSHRGRIGR, encoded by the coding sequence ATGACCTCAGAGCCTGCGGCGACCGACGTCGCGGCCCAGGCGCCGACCGCAAGCAACGAGCTGGTCGCGGACAGCCTCAGCGAGTACGCCGCCGCCCAGTGGAAGCGCATCAAGGCGGGCGAGAGCGGCGTGCTTCCCGTCGTCGTCGGCCTGATCATCATCGTGATCGCGTTCCAGACCCAGAACTCGAAGTTCCTCACCGCCACGAACCTGAACAACCTGATTCAGCAGTGCGGCGTGTTCGTGTTGCTGGGAATGGCGGAGTCGTTCGCCCTCCTGCTCGGCGAGATCGACCTGTCGACCGGGTTCGTGATGGGCATCGGTGCGACCGTCACCGCCGAGCTCAACGCGGCGCCCCACAACGTGAACTGGTTCCTCGCCGCCCTCGCCGGCCTGGCCGTGTGCGCAGTCTGGGGCACGATCCAGGGTCTGCTGATCTCGCGGCTCGGTCTGCCCTCGTTCGTCGTCACGTTGGCCGGCCTGCTCGGCGGCGAAGGCTTCCTGCTCTATCTCGTGCAGAAGGACAAGCACGCGCCCGGCGGCAGCATCGCGGTGACGAGCAACGTCCTCAACGACATCGACCAGGGCTCGATGTCGAACTCGACCGGCTGGATCGTGATGATCGTCGCGGTCGCCGTGTTCGCGGCTTACGCGCTGTTGCAGCACCGTCGGCGCAGTGCGAGCAGCCTGGTCACGCCGCCGCTGTCGTTGACGGCGCTCAAGGTCGCCGGGGTCGCCGCGGCCGGCGTCGTACTCGTCCTGATCAGCAACCACAACCGCGGGTCGCTGCTGGTCCATCTGTCCGGCGTGCTCTGGATCGTGCCGTTCCTGGCCGTGGTCCTCATCGTCTACACCGTGATGCTCGGCAAGACCCGTTTCGGTCGCTACATGTACGCGATCGGTGGCAATCCCGAAGCGGCGCGCCGCGCCGGCATCCGGGTGAAGAACGTCCGCACGCTGGCGTTCACGCTGTCGAGCTTCACCGCCGGCCTTGCCGGCCTGGTGTACCTGTCGCAGCTCGGCTCGATCGGCAGCGACATCGACGGCGGCAACTACGTGCTCTACGCCGTCGCGGCGGCCGTCATCGGCGGCACGAGCTTGTTCGGCGGTCGCGGCAGGATGAGCTACGCGCTGCTCGGCGGCCTGGTCATCACCACGATCTACAACGGCATGGGCCTGATCCAGATCGGTGCAGCCGGCCAGGACATGGTCATCGCCGTCGTACTGCTCGCCGCGGTCACCGTGGACGCGGTCTCCCACCGCGGCCGGATCGGCCGCTGA
- a CDS encoding SDR family NAD(P)-dependent oxidoreductase, protein MSESTAGSTGTALVTGASSGIGEAAALRLAKTGFTVYAAARRVERMSDLAQAGIRALKMDVTDDASMVAGVQQIVAETGRIDVLVNNAGYGSYGSVEDVAMTEARYQFDVNVFGLARLTQLVLPHMREQRRGRIINISSIGGRIYEPFGGWYHA, encoded by the coding sequence ATGTCCGAGAGCACTGCTGGATCGACGGGCACAGCGCTGGTGACCGGCGCCTCGTCCGGCATCGGCGAGGCGGCCGCGCTCCGGCTGGCAAAGACCGGGTTCACCGTGTACGCCGCAGCCCGGCGCGTGGAGCGAATGTCGGACCTGGCGCAGGCCGGGATCCGGGCGCTGAAGATGGACGTCACGGACGACGCGTCGATGGTCGCCGGCGTTCAGCAGATCGTGGCGGAGACGGGCCGGATCGACGTGCTGGTCAACAACGCCGGGTACGGGTCGTACGGGTCGGTCGAGGACGTGGCCATGACCGAGGCGCGCTACCAGTTCGACGTCAACGTGTTCGGCTTGGCGCGCCTGACGCAGCTCGTGCTGCCCCACATGCGTGAGCAGCGCCGTGGTCGGATCATCAACATCTCTTCGATCGGTGGCCGCATCTACGAGCCGTTCGGCGGCTGGTACCACGC
- a CDS encoding NAD(P)/FAD-dependent oxidoreductase gives MADEHVDLLIIGAGLSGVGTGYQFAKTFPRKSYVILEQREELGGTWSLFKYPGIRSDSDMHTLGYRFKPWTAAKAIADGPAILDYVRETAREGDVERHIRYRTKVERAEWDTATALWTVEARNVATDEVTTYTCRYLFCCAGYYDYDNGYRPDFPGEERFTGPIIHPQFWPEDLDYTGKRVVVVGSGATAITIVPAMAQTAEHVTMLQRSPTYIVSLPGEDALANRLRKHLPASWAYGIVRWKNVLRVLFSFQMSRRKPEWVRWVLRKALEKNEGLSPAEIDANFTPTYNPWQQRLCAVPDGDFFQAMRDGKVSVVTDHIETFTETGIRLKSGEELPADIVVTATGLSLIPFGGVELVVDGEKIDVANTVTYKGIMLSGVPNYAIAFGYTNSSWTLKVDLTYAYMWRLIKHIERRGLRQFMPRHNPPVSDTPYIDFNSGYVLRALDKMPKQGIEQPWRLSMNYAIDFFELRYTKVDDGEMQFSNPASRSTKTT, from the coding sequence GTGGCGGATGAGCATGTCGATTTGCTGATCATCGGTGCCGGCCTGTCCGGCGTCGGCACCGGCTATCAGTTCGCGAAGACCTTCCCGCGCAAGAGCTACGTGATCCTCGAGCAGCGTGAAGAGCTCGGCGGGACGTGGAGCCTGTTCAAGTACCCGGGCATCCGCTCCGACTCCGACATGCACACCCTCGGCTATCGCTTCAAGCCGTGGACGGCCGCCAAGGCGATCGCCGACGGTCCGGCAATCCTGGACTACGTCCGCGAGACCGCGCGCGAGGGCGACGTCGAGCGCCACATCCGTTACCGGACGAAGGTGGAGCGCGCAGAGTGGGACACCGCCACCGCGCTGTGGACGGTCGAGGCCCGCAACGTCGCCACGGACGAGGTGACGACCTACACCTGCCGGTACCTGTTCTGCTGTGCCGGCTACTACGACTACGACAACGGCTACCGGCCGGACTTCCCGGGCGAGGAGCGGTTCACCGGGCCGATCATCCACCCGCAGTTCTGGCCCGAGGACCTCGACTACACGGGCAAGCGCGTGGTCGTGGTCGGCAGCGGAGCAACCGCCATCACGATCGTCCCGGCGATGGCCCAGACCGCCGAGCACGTCACGATGCTTCAGCGATCGCCGACGTACATCGTGTCGTTGCCGGGCGAGGACGCGCTGGCCAACCGGCTGCGCAAGCACCTGCCGGCGAGCTGGGCGTACGGCATCGTGCGCTGGAAGAACGTCCTGCGCGTGCTGTTCAGCTTCCAGATGAGCCGCCGCAAGCCCGAATGGGTCAGGTGGGTGCTGCGCAAGGCGCTGGAGAAGAACGAGGGACTGTCGCCCGCCGAGATCGACGCGAACTTCACGCCGACCTACAACCCATGGCAGCAACGGTTGTGTGCGGTCCCCGATGGTGACTTCTTCCAGGCGATGCGCGACGGCAAGGTGTCGGTCGTCACCGACCACATCGAGACGTTCACCGAGACCGGCATCCGGCTGAAGTCGGGCGAGGAGCTGCCGGCTGACATCGTCGTGACCGCGACGGGACTGAGCCTGATCCCGTTCGGCGGCGTCGAGCTCGTGGTGGACGGCGAGAAGATCGACGTCGCCAACACGGTGACCTACAAGGGCATCATGCTCAGCGGCGTCCCGAACTACGCCATCGCCTTCGGCTACACGAACTCCTCCTGGACGCTGAAGGTCGACCTGACCTACGCCTACATGTGGCGGTTGATCAAGCACATCGAGCGGAGGGGGTTGCGGCAGTTCATGCCGCGGCACAACCCGCCGGTCAGTGACACGCCGTACATCGACTTCAACTCCGGCTACGTCCTACGAGCCCTCGACAAGATGCCGAAGCAGGGCATCGAGCAGCCGTGGCGGCTGTCGATGAACTACGCGATCGACTTCTTCGAGCTCCGCTACACCAAGGTCGACGACGGCGAGATGCAGTTCAGCAACCCCGCGTCGAGGTCTACGAAGACCACATAG